DNA from Prunus persica cultivar Lovell chromosome G6, Prunus_persica_NCBIv2, whole genome shotgun sequence:
TGGCAGTCATTAGAATCAGATGGTTTCGTTGGTGCTGCTAGTGATTGTATTGCTCCATCTTCAGTTTACCAGACTGCCAAATTGATGACCACTAGTAATGAGCCATCCAATCCCTTCAACATAACCTGGTCTCTTAATGTGACTGCGGATGCTAGACACCTCGTCCGGGTTCATTTCTGTGACATTATCGGTCCGCCTGGTAATTTAGTATTTAACTTGTATTCAAATGGAAACTTCATTAAGAAGGTTGGTGGACCCGATTTCAGTTTTAGTGACCTGTACTGGCCTTTCTACTATGATTTTGTATTGAGTTCTAATGGATCTGAATTCATTTACATCAGCGTAGGCCCTAGCATacacacaacaacaacaaacaatTCCTTTCTAAATGGACTGGAAATGTTGGGGATAATAGAGGGACCAGCTTTAAGTAACCCTCCAGCTTCTGTTTGTAATATGAAAGGGCGCAAGAAGATAAAGGTGGGTCTTGTGGTTGGTTCAGTTATTGGAGGCCTGTCACTTATCTGCATTCTGATTGTCGGAATCTTGTTCGGTTTGAAATACAGAAAGGCAAAGCGTGTTGAAACTTCGGAATGGTCACCAATGCCTGCATTTGGAGGAGGGAGTACCCACAGCAGGTTGACTGATGGAACTATTACTGGTTCCCCTATGAATTATCTAAATCTTGGGTTGAAGATATCTTTTGCTGAACTTCAGCAAGCAACAAACAACTTTGACACAAAATTGTTGATAGGTGAGGGTGGCTTTGGGAATGTCTACAGAGGAACTCTGTTGAATGGCAGAAATGTCGCTGTCAAGCGAGGTAAACGAGATGAGAAAGGGTCAGGCCAAGGCCTTCCAGAATTTCAAACAGAGATCATGGTTTTGTGCAAGATTCGCCACCGTCATCTTGTTTCCTTAATTGGGTACTGTGATGAAAGGTCTGAGATGATACTGGTCTACGAGTTCATGGAAAAAGGGAGCTTGAGAGATCATTTATATGATTCAAACTTGCCTCGCTTGTCATGGAAGCAAAGGCTTGAAATTTGCATTGGTGCAGCAAGGGGTCTTCATTACCTCCACACAGGTGCAGCGGGGGGAATCATTCACCGTGATGTTAAGTCCACCAACATCTTGTTGGATGAAAACCATGTTGCCAAAGTTTCTGACTTTGGCCTTTCAAGATCTGGTCCTCTTGATGAAACACATGTCAGCACAAATGTTAAAGGCACTTTTGGTTACCTTGATCCTGAGTACATAATGTCCCAACAGTTGACAGAAAAATCTGATGTTTACTCGTTCGGTGTGGTTCTCCTTGAGGTGTTATGTGCAAGACCTGCTATTGATAGAATGCTCCCAAGAGACCAAATGACTTTAGCTGAATGGGGAATGCTTTGCAAGAAGAAAGGGTTGCTTGAACAGATTGTTGACTCTTCAATCAATTATCAGATTGATCCTAGCTCATTAAGAAAATTTAGTGAGACAGCAGAGAAATGCTTGCAAGAAGATGCTAATGATAGGCCTACAATGGGTGATGTGCTGTGGGACTTGGAGTATGCATTCCAGCTCCAGCAAACAGCAAAGCATAGAGAACCCCATGAAGACAGCACAGCCAATGCTTCATCAGCATCTGTTTTGCCAAATATTCAGCGTTTTCCTTCAGTTAGCTCTACGATTAACATAGATGATCTGGCTCTTCCCGGAGACGATGAATTAGATACAACAGAAGTTGAAGTTTTCTCCCAATTGAGAGTTGGTGATGCCAGATAAATTTGTTCAGATTGTAAGGTATATTAGTTAACCTTGTTTAAGTTTCTTTAGGCTGTAAAAGCTAAGTTAGGTATGCCTTGTTAATTTTAGTCCTATTTTGATTATTGTACTACAACTTCTTTCCCATCTTTAAGATGTGATAATAGTATTAATTGTTCATAAACAGAAGCAGCTAACAAATTCTATGATAGTTAAACTGCTGTTGATTGGGAGTTTCACCTTGCTACCCCAGAGGAATGTCTTACTTAGGTTCATACATGACTCCCTGCTAAATTCTGTACTTTTCCCTGAGACTATCCAGCCATGCTCTCAGCCTAAACCCTGGGCAGTAGGATCATGACacaaaacaattcaaattgaaGGAGACACAAACTCGCGATTGATAGTGTTATGAAATATGTTTAAATGCCCTGGAAAATATTATGGATAGGTATATCTCAAAAACCTCATGTCTCATATGAATCCTGGAACTCaatcatttatttatcagGGAAAAAATTCTTGCACAGATGCTTTAGCTAGTTTAGGCCATCAGGTTGAGGGTTCACAGTCTAGTCGTCTGGCTTTGAAGTTGTTAATAGCAAGCTTTTTGACCAAAAGAAATGACAAGGGACACTTAGGTGAAAAAGGTTCTGTAAATGCAAATAGAACGTAGGAATAGGTAGCAAAATTAAGATGTCAAAGAATGCGTAAGTTTAACTCCAAATCGCAGGAGATCTTCCAAAATTAAGGTTAGCTTCTGGCTTTTTTTGGCCAACACTTGACAAGCAGCTACAAGAAGAATAGTTCTTCTTGCAAACAATCTTCTTTAGCATCATTTCatgttgatgtagttgtccaTGTTGTTGACCTCATAATTATTATCGCCCCTAGACCTAGAATAGCTTCAGTAATGCTTTACTCTCCCATTGGATTTATGACTACAAGCTTGGGTTCAAAGTTGAAAAGTTGGGGAGGAAATGATTATGAAAGGGTATATGAATTGCTCCTGGTCTGAAGATACCTTTTTGCGAAGGTGGGTTCGGGAAAGTCTATAAGAAACTCTTCAAGGTATCAAAGTGGCTGTAAAGCATTGTGATTCAAATGGCACTTCTAAATTATCACAAATGCTTTCCATATCATCGGTTCAGCAGAGAAATAACGCAGAAAAAGTTTTTAGTTTATCATTTATTAaagcacaaaaagaaaaaatgattgTCAGGTGGACCAGTGTCTCATGTCTCATCCAATGCAAAACACATGAAGACGAGCGCCATCAAACTTTTTCTTAGTGGAAGGAACTTTAGTCAATTACATGGTTCGCTTTAACTAGAGAAAACTAAGATACCCAAAATGTCCTTGTTGTATTTGCTTAGTCTATGAAATATAAGGGATATTTACATAAATTCCACCCTAATTTCTCTtgcaattttctattttccaaTGTTCATGGTTGATATTAGTAGAATTAAAGCATCCATCTTAAAATCAATTGGCTTTACTTTCCTGACGTGGGATTCTCTCAACAAACATTTATCAACTTTAAAAGTCCGCAACTTTTCCTATTCCAAGTCTTCGTCTTGCATAATTTCCATAATCATTCAGCTCCAAATTCCATTCCCAGATGAGCATATTGCTTCGGCTAAGAATTAGTAAAATCCAGTGACTCCATTATCTGTCATGGAAAATCTTCATAACTGTAGAACCCTTGTCCCCATGTTTTCTCTGCTTGCTCTTCTCCTCCACTTATCATCCTTTCACTCTCTGTCTCTAGCTTATGAGCTCCCAGATGAGAATTTCATCAATTGTGGATCAGATGCTGCTATAAACTTTACTGGCAGGACGTTCATTGCAGATGATTACTTCTCCTCACAGAAAAGCAAGGCTGTCAAAGCCAGCAACCAGCTTCCAGATAATATATCAACTCTCTACCAAACAGCAAGAATTTTCAGCCAGCAATCCTACTATAAGTTCGAGATTAGTGAAAACGGTACTTATTTTGTACGCCTGCATTTCTTGGCTTTCTCCTCCTCAGTTAATCTCTCCACAGCTTTTTTTGATGTTCTGGCTTTTCCTAATGTTTCAAATTCTGGGTTCAAACTGTTGAGCAATTTCACTGCTAAGAATAGTAGCAACTCTCCTTTGATAAAGGAGTTCTTCCTTGGGATTGATCCTGGCacgtttaaaatatattttgttccTCAAGCATCATCTTTTGCATTTGTAAATGCCATTGAAGTCTTCCTTGCTCCTGCAAGTTTCAGCCCTGAGAATTACAACAGTAGTCTTCCTTTAGTTCTGCATACAATTTACAGGGTGAATGTTGGAGGCCAGAAAATCACACCAGATAATGACAAAAGATGGAGAAACTGGGAACAAGATGATAGGTATCTGTCTGATCCAAACTCTGCCAAGGAATTCCACTACCCGGGGGAGCCTAGTTATTACAATAATGGAGAGCTTAATGATCCAGTCACTCATTTCATTGCTGCTAATGATTTTATTGCCCCGGATTCTGTTTACCGAACTGCCAAAGAGATGAATATTACTCCTAGCAGGCCATTCAATTCCTTCAACATAACCTGGTCTTTTAATGCGGCGAGAAGAAACGCTAGGCACCTTGTCCGGGTTCACTTCTGTGACATTATTGGTCAACCTGgtaatatagtatttaatttatacTCAAATGGCAACTTCAGTAAGAAGGTTGGTGGAAGTCAGTCCTTATTCGATACACAGTCGGGTACTCCTTTCTACTATGATTTTGTGGTGAGTTCTAATGAGTCTCAACACATTAGCATCAGCGTAGGCGCTCGGACAAACTCTACAAACAAAACTGCCTTTCTGAATGGTCTGGAAATGTTGGAGATAATGGAGGGCTCAGTTTCAGTTTCTGATGTGAAAGAGTCTGTGAAGAAAAATGTGGGTCTTGTGGTTGGTTCGGTTGTTGGAAGCCTGTCTTTCATCTGCATTTTGGCTTTCGGAATCTTGTTTGGTTTGAAACACATAAGAAGGTTGACTGCGATTCGTGGGCTGAAGATATCATTTGCTGAAGTTCAGCGTGCAACAAACAACTTTGACGATGAGAAGCTGCTTGGTGAAGGTGGCTTTGGGAATGTTTACAGAGGAACTCTCCTCGATGGAAGAGAAGTAGCTGTCAAGAGAGCTAAGAAAGGTTCAGGCCAAGGCCTTCGAGAATTCCATACAGAGATCAAGATTTTGTCCAAGATTCACCATCGCCATCTTGTTTCCTTAATTGGGTACTGTGATCAAAAGTCTGAGATGATAATTGTCTATGAGTTCATGGAAAATGGGACCTTGACAGATCACTTATATGGTTCGGACTTGCCACGTATGCCTTGGAAGCAGAGACTTGAAATTTGCCTTGGTGCAGCAAGGGGTCTGGATTACCTCCACACAGTTGCAGCTGGGGCCATCATTCACCGTGATGTTAAGTCCAACAACATATTGCTTGATAAATATAATGTTGCTAAAGTTGCTGACTTTGGCCTTTCAAAACATGGTTCTGTTGATGAAACTCATGTCGTCACCAAAGTGAAAGGCACCCTTGGTTACCTTGATCCGGACTACATGATGTCCGAACAGTTGTCTGAAAAATCTGATGTGTACTCGTTCGGGGTAGTTCTTCTTGAGGTGTTATGTGGAAGACCTCCTATTGATGGAAATCTCCCAAGAGATGAAATGAACTTAGCTGAATGGGTTCTACATTGCAAGACGAAAGGGTTGCTTGAACAGGTTGTAGACTCTTCACTTGAGGGTCAGATTGATGCTAACTCGCTGCGAGTATTTAGTGACACGGCTGAGAAATGTCTCCGAAAAGAAGTTAATGATCGGCCTACAATGGGTAATGTGCTGTCTGACTTGGAATATGCATTAAGGCTCCATCTAGCACTAAATCCTAGAGAACTTAGTTCTGAGGACAGCACAGCCAATGCTTCATCAGCATTCATAAATGTTGAGCGTCTTCCTTCACTTAGTTCCACAGTTAACGCAGACGATACAGCTGTCTCCGCGGTCGGATCGGTGGACACAACACCAAGCCAAGTTTTCTCCCAGTTGAAGTTTGGCGATGCCAGATAAGGATAAGCTTGTGTGTTCTATGAAGTATTAATATTACCCTTGTTTTTAGTTTCTTGCCAGTAAAGCTAACTTTGGTGTGGCTGTGTTGATTTTGGTATTGTCTTTGATTATTGTACTATTAGCTCTGATATCTCATCTTTAAGATTCAACCTAGTAGTGTTGTTTCTCATCTTTGATTGAACCCACTTGACTCTTGACTCTTGTGCTTGCGTCGACGTTTAACGGCGTGGCCTCTGACCCAAGCCTTGCAAAATTGGCTAGCTTGGGCTGTAGGATCAAACGcagaaaaatattcaaattgaaGGGGACTCAAAACTCGTGATTGATACTGATACTGAACATGTTAAAATACTCTGGAACTAAAATATCTCTTAGAATCTCAGATCACATATGGGTTAGGGAACAAAAGCATATTTGTCAGGAAAAGAATTCTTCCAACGGTTGAGGTTTCAatctaagaaaataaatctgccttttgaaatttttacttGTATCATACAATTTATATGCTTTTTGACACTCTTGGCTCTGCTACTTTAAaaagttggttttttttttagacttaAAAGCGTTCAACTCAAAATTAATCGGTAACGATCGAAAGACCCAATATATTATGCACTGCAATGAAAAGCTTCAAATTTCTACTGGAATTTTAACTTCTATAGTTTCTAACACGATCCTTTGTAAGCCGCCAGATTGTGCTAAATATGTGAATCAATTAAATTCTAGAGCGCATGTGACCAAATTGAACCAACGAATGAATGAAGTGCATGCTCTAATATCACGATACAATTTGAGCATGAGATCATGAGGAGgaccaaaatataacataaacaTACTGTTAAAGTAAGGCTTCAAATTTCCGGCGTGggattttatattctttttcaaatacaaattgcAGCAGAGCAGATAATTCAGTCACAATTAGCTAATTGGCTTCTGATTTTGCTAGCAGAAAGCTAGAAAGTTGCTCTAGAGTTTGCAGCAACAAGTCGGTATAcgaattatttgaaaaaattaaggcAATAACAAATAAGCTATAGCTTCTAAGAAGTGTGTTTCGTTTCTTGAATTTCATAATAATCCATTGCAAATATACATATGTTTAGGCTACAAACATCCACAGCTGATGATATACATAAAGAAGAATTACATGATGACTGAAGGAAGCcattaaaaaagttttaaaagtatggaaTTAAGCTAGTGGCCAGAGCCCTTCCTACTTGGTCCAGAAGCCAACGTAGACATTTGATACCTTACAAAAACCTTGTCCCTCTTCTTCCTTGTAGTTGCAGAGCTTGAAAATGAAGGTTTTGATCCGATCAATCTATGCCCATTACCAGAAACTTTGGAACGAAGAGCTCTACATTCAACTTGAACAACAACAACGTTGGATTGTGAGAAGAACACTAGAGCCATCAAAACTAATAGACATAAGCAAAAGTGTCTCATTcttgatgtttcaagaactATAACTTGTTTAATGAACCTCTTTCTTCCCCCCCAACTATATAGGATGATTCTTTCAGCTATATTCTCCTCCTAGGCAAAAAGAATGGAGCAGAAAAAGATTGGCTTTGGGGTTCTTTGGCATCTTCATTTCATAAGCTATTTAACGTCCTTTGTTATAAGGGGTGGGAGGGATTGGGTGGCAAAGGACGGTGTAGAGCTTTTTGGTTGTGGGATCCATTAAAAGAAGTGTTTTTGACTTTGACCCaaacttttcattttcctATTGGTCACTCATGAGTTCAGGCGCAGACGGTGGGAGTAGGCTTCAATTTCGCATTGAGATTGAGCTCTGCTTGGCACAGTCCACGCTTGACTTCTCTTTGAGACCATGCGACTCTCAGCTGTTAATGCATTGTTTAGGTGATttttagttgttaaaatgTATTTGAGATAACCGGCCATTCAAGCGTAGATAGATGATTATTGAGTGCGCGACGAAGAATTGTTGATTTGAACAACTGTCCTTCTCTTTCGCATTTGGATTAATTTATGACATGGTTACATGGGTTACCTGCCTccgaccaaacaaaaaaaaaacatgggttTACGAGTAATGTCACAGGGTCGGTTGGTGCACATACTTTTTGGGTTATAAGTAGGTGCATGATATACCAAATCAAATTTGAAATGTGTGCTGCAAAAGTCCCCAAATTGTTTGGGGTTCTCAAATGTCAATGTCACATAAACAACGGTCTAAATGGTTCAATTACACTGAATTAATGTtcaccttttatttttcacattcCTTCTTCTCTCAAAACCAGCCAGCaacaaagcaaagcaaagcaatgaTACCATGAAAACTGGATCCACATATGTCAATTTCATGGGAATCTCAATTGGTggatattaatttatatttttttaggaaAAAGAACCAGTTGGGTATTTGTTTTTAGTACTGTGTCATTAGTAAAAGGAATTAGATGGGAGTGGTGGaggaattaaattaaattaaattaaatttcttttttaactttttaaataatttataattatattaattttgtaggCTTAGCAGTCAAAGTAGTTATTCCTATATCTGGTATCATAGCCATAAAGCCTACACTTGGTATCAACGCTTTTGGTATTCAAGATAAATTTATTGGATGATTGTTGCTCAAGTcgaagcataaaaaataataaaataataaaaagatttttgAGGGCAGGAGAGTGAACATAATGAACTGTTGAACAAAGacagaaggaaaaataaataaaaaattacctaCATCCAATAAATTGTGACCCAAGggattcatttataaataaattgcaCAGCCTTTTGAACGAAATTCAAAAAAAGCCCAAGTTTGATGACATGAAATTTACACCGTAACCATAGAATTTGACCAACTAGTTATATTCTCCTTGTggatgaaaaatataataaagcaTTGATGATATTATTAGAAtcaatccttttttttcttctttttgttttgatgggtAGAATCAATCCTTAGGTGGTTTGTTTAGTTTTGACTTTGTCAAAGATAACTAGTTTTATAAATAGACACGTCTCAactaattttacaaaaattattGTGGACCAGAAAAGTCATACGCAAGTTTACTTACTATAAATGGAGAAAGTCATGAATTGGGAAAATTAAATAGGATAATAAAGGAAT
Protein-coding regions in this window:
- the LOC18775052 gene encoding uncharacterized protein LOC18775052, with the protein product FSWKAFITIKSISLYFLCVFFLLHFSSLHFLSLACQQPDKYFVNCVSKADANLSGRVFTADSSSGFLCSEKSRAIQRTNQSPSPYQPARIFSQQSYYQFGINETGTYLVRLHFLAFSSSVNLSTALFDVLAFPNVSNSGFKLLSNFTAKNSSNSPFIEEFFIGIDPGTFKIYFVPQASSFAFVNATEVFLAPASFSPENYTSSFPLVLRTTYRVNVGGQKIKPDNDAIWRKWDTDSIYLSNSNAAEDNQPSLQSPNWQSLESDGFVGAASDCIAPSSVYQTAKLMTTSNEPSNPFNITWSLNVTADARHLVRVHFCDIIGPPGNLVFNLYSNGNFIKKVGGPDFSFSDLYWPFYYDFVLSSNGSEFIYISVGPSIHTTTTNNSFLNGLEMLGIIEGPALSNPPASVCNMKGRKKIKVGLVVGSVIGGLSLICILIVGILFGLKYRKAKRVETSEWSPMPAFGGGSTHSRLTDGTITGSPMNYLNLGLKISFAELQQATNNFDTKLLIGEGGFGNVYRGTLLNGRNVAVKRGKRDEKGSGQGLPEFQTEIMVLCKIRHRHLVSLIGYCDERSEMILVYEFMEKGSLRDHLYDSNLPRLSWKQRLEICIGAARGLHYLHTGAAGGIIHRDVKSTNILLDENHVAKVSDFGLSRSGPLDETHVSTNVKGTFGYLDPEYIMSQQLTEKSDVYSFGVVLLEVLCARPAIDRMLPRDQMTLAEWGMLCKKKGLLEQIVDSSINYQIDPSSLRKFSETAEKCLQEDANDRPTMGDVLWDLEYAFQLQQTAKHREPHEDSTANASSASVLPNIQRFPSVSSTINIDDLALPGDDELDTTEVEVFSQLRVGDNPVTPLSVMENLHNCRTLVPMFSLLALLLHLSSFHSLSLAYELPDENFINCGSDAAINFTGRTFIADDYFSSQKSKAVKASNQLPDNISTLYQTARIFSQQSYYKFEISENGTYFVRLHFLAFSSSVNLSTAFFDVLAFPNVSNSGFKLLSNFTAKNSSNSPLIKEFFLGIDPGTFKIYFVPQASSFAFVNAIEVFLAPASFSPENYNSSLPLVLHTIYRVNVGGQKITPDNDKRWRNWEQDDRYLSDPNSAKEFHYPGEPSYYNNGELNDPVTHFIAANDFIAPDSVYRTAKEMNITPSRPFNSFNITWSFNAARRNARHLVRVHFCDIIGQPGNIVFNLYSNGNFSKKVGGSQSLFDTQSGTPFYYDFVVSSNESQHISISVGARTNSTNKTAFLNGLEMLEIMEGSVSVSDVKESVKKNVGLVVGSVVGSLSFICILAFGILFGLKHIRRLTAIRGLKISFAEVQRATNNFDDEKLLGEGGFGNVYRGTLLDGREVAVKRAKKGSGQGLREFHTEIKILSKIHHRHLVSLIGYCDQKSEMIIVYEFMENGTLTDHLYGSDLPRMPWKQRLEICLGAARGLDYLHTVAAGAIIHRDVKSNNILLDKYNVAKVADFGLSKHGSVDETHVVTKVKGTLGYLDPDYMMSEQLSEKSDVYSFGVVLLEVLCGRPPIDGNLPRDEMNLAEWVLHCKTKGLLEQVVDSSLEGQIDANSLRVFSDTAEKCLRKEVNDRPTMGNVLSDLEYALRLHLALNPRELSSEDSTANASSAFINVERLPSLSSTVNADDTAVSAVGSVDTTPSQVFSQLKFGDAR